The sequence GGCGCTCGCGACCAAGCTCGCGATGAAGGCGGCGGGGAAGAAGTAGCTACGCGCGGCGCTTGCCGGCGCGCAGCAATCCCACGCTGCTGAGCGTGAGCAGCGCCAGCGTGCCCGGCTCGGGCAGCGGCGTGTTCACGAGCGACTCGCTCCCGCCATTCGCGTAGCCCTGCACGTGCACGCCGATGCGGAGTCGGCCATCGGCCAGCTCATCGAGCACGTCCTGAAGCGTGCCGCCCGCTTGGAGGTCGAAGTAAATCGTCACGCTCTCGCCGGGGTTCACGCCGTTCGGCTGTACGGGCGGATCCGAGTCCGCAGTGAAGCCGACCGTCGCGACGAACGCCGGCGACGCGTTGTTGCCGGCCGGGAGATTTCCGGGGCTGGCGCCCTGCGAGAAGCTGACGCCCGCGCTGCTGGAGATGCTCGCGATGCCGAGCAGCGTGCCGTCGTCGAAGTAGATGTCCGTGATCGAGGACGCCGAGGGGCCGACGTTCGTGAAGGTGAACGAGACCTGGTTCGGCCCGGTCGAAGCGACGCTCACCGCGAGCTGCGCGGATCCGATCGCACAGTTCCCTGCGTTGTTGTTGGACACGCACGTCCCGAAGCTGAGCGTGGTGGCCGAGGCGCCCGCGCCGAGTAAGAGGAACGACGCGAGCGCGAGCGCAGCGATTGCCTTCACGAGAACCCCTTTTGGTCGTCTCGGAACAACAGCAATCCCGGTGCCAAGCAGGCCGGGCTCGTAAGCGTCTGAAAATGCAGAGAAATTCCCAGGTCCACCGCGCCTCAAAACGGAACGTGCGTTCCGCGAAGGGAAATCTCCTTCCTATCCGCTGCGCCGAAGCAGCCACCGGCGCGTCTCGTGAACGAGAGTCAGGGACGCCTCTGGCCCGGACCACCAGCGCACGAAGGCGAGCTCGTCGGGCTCGGCAGGGCTCTCCGCCCGCTCGGTCACCGAGTCGAGAGCGAGAACGAGGGGCGCGCCATCGCCACTCTCCCCGAGCAGCAGCGCGACTGCGTGCGTCGGGGCGAGCACGTCCGCGTGCGGCGTGAGCGGTGCGAGCGGGAATTCGTCGCCACACACGAGCAACACGTCGCGTTCGGGCTCGCGCGCCAGCAGGCCGAGCGCCTCGACGAGCCCGCACACGAAGCTCTCGCGCCCGGCGGAGATCGAGCTGCACGCGCTTCGGTTCTTCGCCCACACCGAGAAGACGCCCGCGGGCGCGTTGTGCACGGAGTGGCTGAAGGTGTTGGGCGAGAGCGCCCTTCCGGTTGTTATGGAATCGAGCAGCTCGACCAGCGCCGTGAGCGATGCGTGGCGGCTCGCGAACACGCACGCGCATGCCTCGATCTGCGCCGCGCTCGCGCACTCGTGCGCGACGTGCAGCATCGCGCGCGTCACGTCGTCGCAGCGGCGGCGCACGAGCGGCGGCAGAAAGCGCGCATCCGGCGCTCCGGCCTGCGCGCCAGCGTCCGGCTTCCACGCGACGACCTGGCGCACGAGCGCGCGTTTCATCGCGCGTGACCGAGCACGAGTGCGCAGTTGCTGCCGCCGAAGCCGAATGAGGTGGACATCAGTGCGGCGGGCCACGACGCCGCAACCCCTTCGCCGCGCTGCGCGAGCGGCAGCGCAGGCAGCGCCGGATCGCGCGCGCCCGCGGCGACATGCGGCGGCAGCGCGATGCGCTCGCCTTCGCGCCGCGCGAGCGCGAGCCAGCAGAACGCGGCTTCGAGCGCGCCCGCCGCCGCCAGCGTGTGCCCCGTGAGCGGCTTGGTGGAGCTGCACGGCGGCGGCGCGGCGAACACGCGCGCCACGGCGAGGCTCTCCATCGCGTCGTTGTGCGGCGTGCCCGTGCCGTGCAGGTTCAGGTACGCGATGTCGCCCGGTGCGAGCCGCGCGTCCGCGAGCGCCGCGCGCATCGCGGCCTCGGCGCCTGCGCCTTCGGGATGCGGCGCCGAGATGTGATGCGCGTCCATCGCCTCGCCCGCACCCAACAACGCGAGCGGCGCCGCCTCGCGAGTCACGAGGAAGAGCGCCGCGCCTTCGCCGAGCACGAGGCCGTCGCGCCCCGCGGTCATCGGGTTCGTGCGGTCGGCGGCGAGCGCTTGCAGTGCGCGGAACCCGTTCGCGGTCGTGCCGCAGAGCGCATCGCTGCCGCCCGCGATCACGGCGTCGCACCAGTCGTTCGCAATGAGTGCGCGCGCGCTCGCGAGCGCCTTCGCGCCGGAAGAGCACGCGGTCGACATCGCGAAGCGAGGCCCCGCGGCGCCGGCCGCGTGTGCGATCACTTTGGCGACGCCGCCGAACTCGATGCGCTCAAGGTGCGAGCCTGGCGGCAGCGCGCCGTCTGCGGCGCGCGCGCGAAACGCGGCCTCGGTCTCGCCGATGCCCCCCGTGCTCGTTCCCACCACGACACCGACGCGGAGCGCGCCGAAGCGCAGCACCGCGGCGCGCGCCTCGCGCTCGATCTGCGCGAGCGCGGCGAGCGCGAGCTGCGCGGCGCGCGTGTCGTGCTGCACGACCGCGCGCGGAACCTCGGGCAGCGCGCTCGTCACGCTGCCGAATCGAAAGCGCGCGCCGGGCGTGAGGTCCTCGCGCCACGCGAGCGCGCTCGAGTCGCCCGCGACGAGGCCGCGCCACACCGCATCCGCGGAGTCGCCGAGCGCGCACACGAGACCGAGCGCGGGCACGCCGACAGCGCTCATCGAGGCTCCCGCAACAGCTCGCCGCGCAGGATCTTCCCGGTCGGCGAGCGCGGCACGTCCTCCCGAATCTCGAACACGCGCGGCACCTTGTAGTCGATCAGCCGCTCGCGCGCGTAGCGACGCAGCGCATCGCGCGTGGGCGTGCGTCCCGGCTCGGGCACGACGACGGCGCGCAGCCGCGCTCCCGTATCCGAGAACGGCAGCGGCAGCACGACCACGTCGCGCACGTCGGGATGCCCTAACAACAACGCCTCGACTTCGAGCGAGTTCACCTTCACCGCGCCGACGTCGATGAGCAGGCTCGCGCGCCCGTTCAGCCAGAGCCGCCCCGCGTCGTCGAGTCGGCCGAGATCGCCCGTGTTCACGAGCTCGGCCGGCGCATCCGCGCTTCCGACGTAGCCGTCGAAGCGGGACGGCGCGGCCACCGCCACGATGCCCTCCTCGCCGATCGCGACCGGCTTCTCTGGATTCGGCGCGGCGCGATCGAGCACTCGAAGCGTCACCCCCGGGAGCGCGCGGCCGACGCAGCCGAGCGGATCGCCCGCGCGCGTCGCGGTGACTGTGCCGAGCTCACTCGATCCGTACACCTGCCCCACCGCGACACCGAGCTTCTCCTCGAACGCTCGGGCGACTCGCTCCGACAGCGCGCTGCCGGCGGAGACGACGCAGCGCAGCACTGCGCTGGCTGCTTGGTCGCCAGCGAGGCGAGCGAGCGCGTCGACCATCGTCGGCACGGCGGGCAGGTGCGTGATGCCGCCTTCTGCGAGCTCGCGGCGCACGAGCGCGGGATTGAAGCCCGCGTGAAGTACGGCGCGCGCGCCCGCAAGCAGCGCTGCCGTCAGCTGATCGAGCCCGTACGAGTGGAACAGCGGAATCGCGAGCAGCGAGCGGTCGCCCGGACCGAGCGCGAGCGCCTCCGCCGAGGTGCGTGCGATGAAGTCGACCGCGCGCACGCTGCGGCGCACGATGCGCGGGAAGCCCGTGGTGCCCGAGGTGGTGAGCAGCACCGCACCGGAGAAGTCGCGCGGGCCGTCGATCGTTCGTGGCGCGCGCAGCAGTGCGTCGAACGCGAGCGACTCCCCGCCGCCGAGCCTCGGCTCCGCGAGCACGAGCTTCGCGCCAAGCTGGTGCGCGAGATCGGCGAGGGCGGCCGGCGGGGTGCGCGGCGGGACCCCTAACACCTCGGCGCCCGAGCGCAGCGCGGCGAGTAGCGCACACGCGAGCGCCGGCCCGTTGTGCGCGACGACGATCACGCGCGCGCGCGGCCCGAGTGCCGCGAAGCGCACGGCGAGCGCGCAGGTCGCGATCTCGAGCTCCGGGCTCGCTCGCGCACGTAATCGCAGCACGCAAACAAGTCGCGGCGGGCGGCGTCGTCGCGGTGCTGGCGGACCGGCTCCCACCCGGCGCGCGCGAGGAGGGCGTCCCTGCGCAGCTGTTAGGCGGAACCGTGCGCATCCCCGAGGGCCCGCTGCGCCTCGCCGCGCTGCTGCGTTGCCCCGTCGTGACGATGAGTGCGCTGCCCGCCGGCCCGCGCCGCTATCGCGTCGAGGTGCGCCCCTTCGCCGATCGCATCGAGCTGCCTCGCGATGCTCGCGGTGAAGCGCTTGCCAGCTACGCGCAGCAATACGCGAGCTGGCTCGAAGGGCTCTGTCGCCGCGCGCCGCTTCAGTGGTTCAACTTCTTCGACTACTGGGAAGCGCCGCGGCCGTGACGAGCGAGCTGCGCGAAATGGAAGCGCTCGTCCCGCACGCAACGCCGATGCGCTGGCTCCGGCGCGTGGTCGCGCATGCCGGCGACGAGACCGTGTGCGAGGCGTGCGCCGACGACCTCGCGCTGCTGCAGGACGCACGCGGCGCCGTGCCCGGCTACGCGACGCTCGAGCTCGCCGCGCAGTGCGTCGCCGCTCACGCGCGCCTCTTCGCGAGCGACGCCGGCGCGCCGCGCATCGGCTTCCTGCTCGGCGCGCGCCGCTTCCAGGTGCACGCGCCCGAGCTCGCACCCGGTCAGCTGCTGCGAGTGCGCGTGAAGCGCCAGTGGGGCGCGGCGACCGGCCCCGTCTCGTTCGACAGCGAGGTGCGCGACGCAGCGAGCGGGACGCTTCTAGCTGCGGGGCGCATCAGCTGCTTCACTCCGAGCGATTGATCGCGGACTCGGGGTTGTCATCGCGTGAGACGCGTCCTCGTCACCGGCGGGAGTCGCGGCATTGGCCGCGCTGTCGCGCTGCGTCTCGCACGCGACGGCTACGCGCTCACGCTGAACTTCCGCAGTCGCCGCGAAGACGCCGAGCGCGTCGCGGATGAAATCGCCGCGGCGGGCGGGAAGGCCGGCCTGCTGCCGTTCGACGTGGCGGATCGCACGGCGGCGAGCGAAGCGCTGGCGAAGGATCTCGCCGCGGGCGGCGCTTATTACGGCGTCGTGTGCAACGCGGGCGTGAACGCGGACGCGCCGTTTCCGGCGATGAAGCCCGAGGCGTGGGACCGCGTGCTGCGCACGAATCTCGACGGCTTCTACAACGTGGTGCAGCCGCTCGTGATGCCGATGGTGCGCGCGCATCAGGGCGGGCGGATCGTGGTGATGTCGTCGGCCTCGGGCGTGATCGGGAATCGCGGGCAGGTGAACTACGCCGCGTCGAAGGCCGGGCTGAATGCCGCCGCGCGCTCGCTCGCGCTCGAGCTCGCGAAGCGCGAGATCACGGTGAACAGCGTGGCGCCGGGGCTGATCGAGACGGAGATGATCGAGAAGGCGCCGCGCGAGGAGATCGAGAAGCTGATCCCGATGCGGCGCGTCGGGCGGCCCGAGGAAGTCGCGGCGCTCGTCTCGTTCCTGTTCTCGCCGGAGGCGGCCTACATCACCGGGCAGACGATCTCGGTGAACGGTGGCCTCGCGTGACGAGCCTTACCCCCCGTCTCGTGGTTGTTACGGGGGTCGCCGGCATCTCGCCGCTCGGCGCGTGCT comes from Deltaproteobacteria bacterium and encodes:
- a CDS encoding beta-ketoacyl synthase chain length factor — translated: MKRALVRQVVAWKPDAGAQAGAPDARFLPPLVRRRCDDVTRAMLHVAHECASAAQIEACACVFASRHASLTALVELLDSITTGRALSPNTFSHSVHNAPAGVFSVWAKNRSACSSISAGRESFVCGLVEALGLLAREPERDVLLVCGDEFPLAPLTPHADVLAPTHAVALLLGESGDGAPLVLALDSVTERAESPAEPDELAFVRWWSGPEASLTLVHETRRWLLRRSG
- a CDS encoding 3-hydroxylacyl-ACP dehydratase gives rise to the protein MEALVPHATPMRWLRRVVAHAGDETVCEACADDLALLQDARGAVPGYATLELAAQCVAAHARLFASDAGAPRIGFLLGARRFQVHAPELAPGQLLRVRVKRQWGAATGPVSFDSEVRDAASGTLLAAGRISCFTPSD
- the fabG gene encoding 3-oxoacyl-ACP reductase FabG, with product MRRVLVTGGSRGIGRAVALRLARDGYALTLNFRSRREDAERVADEIAAAGGKAGLLPFDVADRTAASEALAKDLAAGGAYYGVVCNAGVNADAPFPAMKPEAWDRVLRTNLDGFYNVVQPLVMPMVRAHQGGRIVVMSSASGVIGNRGQVNYAASKAGLNAAARSLALELAKREITVNSVAPGLIETEMIEKAPREEIEKLIPMRRVGRPEEVAALVSFLFSPEAAYITGQTISVNGGLA
- a CDS encoding beta-ketoacyl-ACP synthase — its product is MSAVGVPALGLVCALGDSADAVWRGLVAGDSSALAWREDLTPGARFRFGSVTSALPEVPRAVVQHDTRAAQLALAALAQIEREARAAVLRFGALRVGVVVGTSTGGIGETEAAFRARAADGALPPGSHLERIEFGGVAKVIAHAAGAAGPRFAMSTACSSGAKALASARALIANDWCDAVIAGGSDALCGTTANGFRALQALAADRTNPMTAGRDGLVLGEGAALFLVTREAAPLALLGAGEAMDAHHISAPHPEGAGAEAAMRAALADARLAPGDIAYLNLHGTGTPHNDAMESLAVARVFAAPPPCSSTKPLTGHTLAAAGALEAAFCWLALARREGERIALPPHVAAGARDPALPALPLAQRGEGVAASWPAALMSTSFGFGGSNCALVLGHAR
- a CDS encoding long-chain fatty acid--CoA ligase, coding for MLRLRARASPELEIATCALAVRFAALGPRARVIVVAHNGPALACALLAALRSGAEVLGVPPRTPPAALADLAHQLGAKLVLAEPRLGGGESLAFDALLRAPRTIDGPRDFSGAVLLTTSGTTGFPRIVRRSVRAVDFIARTSAEALALGPGDRSLLAIPLFHSYGLDQLTAALLAGARAVLHAGFNPALVRRELAEGGITHLPAVPTMVDALARLAGDQAASAVLRCVVSAGSALSERVARAFEEKLGVAVGQVYGSSELGTVTATRAGDPLGCVGRALPGVTLRVLDRAAPNPEKPVAIGEEGIVAVAAPSRFDGYVGSADAPAELVNTGDLGRLDDAGRLWLNGRASLLIDVGAVKVNSLEVEALLLGHPDVRDVVVLPLPFSDTGARLRAVVVPEPGRTPTRDALRRYARERLIDYKVPRVFEIREDVPRSPTGKILRGELLREPR